The nucleotide window ctatggaagctgaatttattgcttgccatgaggcatctaatcaggcactatggttacagagtttcttctcaggtttgcaggTACtgaagcatatcccgaaaccgttgagaatattttgcgataattcggctgctatttccttctctagtaacaacaagcattcgtcaaggtcgaggcatatcgacatcaagtatcttgttgtaaaggaaagggttcagaatcatcaagtgtccgtggaattcatcggcactaagcagatgattgcagatccgctcactaaagggctccctatcacgccatttcaggaacATGTAatatccatgggagtcattgatcccacagatgttttcagttagtgggagttgagcgtactttgattttcacagacacttaaagatctcgttttatacagtttgtttggatgattttgatataaagatttatttctgcttatttatatatatgcgcaaattttgaataagtggaactacagttgtgtctcgttggagacatgaaaaagcttcaggacctcttaaggataggcacatattatcacactaaagtgtgtaatccttataccacatttcctagttcgtgatctatgtcgttaagattgaaagtatttgtgatcgcgcttagactcacttcgcctaaattaaatgttgtgatgactaccgcgtttcgatactgactgttttgatggaccagattgaatagcattactcatattgtccaactgttttcattggttaaccatttagatactttcttaaaatatcaaaacttgtttacaaaattattgactatcattgacgttgctcaatgaggcccaagtgggagaatgtaagaactctatttagtgggcctcactgatcaacggtctggattgttatacagttggactaGATGATTGagtaaaccagtgggccccacttcatgtgatgcgctgcgcagtttATCTGCCAcattagggctggaatgctatagctgtcttacgcagacagcagtttgagttgaactaggatgctacaacgtggagcatgggagagagagttgtgatgggtttcaaactccctctccacagactctataaaagagagctgggtccccaatcctacaccacagcagaaattcgagtcccatctactgatttgcagaaagggtgtgaaggagaggaagatcctaagttctacagatattctggtattcttatccggcttccatggcggcgtctcagctaggtaaacttcttagaaattctattttttctcatgaattcaaaattttctcttgtggattcaagagtaCCTTGCggattcaaggtatttatcgATTGAGGAAGACGatagacctcatcacgtcctcccCTATGCCACATCTTGTACATTACCGGCTTCTTTATAAAAGAATTATATAATGTTAGTTAGGTGTTAGTAGATATTttaaatgtttttatttattaaattacaATTTGATTACCTTCACTTTTTATGCTTACAAATGTCATTCATATGGATGCTGCGTCCATGCAAACACTAAAAATCAAATGATGCATCAAAATCCACTAAAAGATGAAATTTAGAAAACAAATGCATTGCAAAGAGACTGCAAAAGATTTGATACCGAAATTTCACGTAATAAGCAAGATTGCGTGTTCCTGAAAATCTGTCagactggaagatcctaacccttcaatctttgGCCAATTATCTGTCTAAGAATCAGATCcccgttggttttttttttttttttttcgtttcttttaTTAACCGACTAACTTTTTAAGCCACAGAGTGAAGGGGTCCTGAGACCTAACCCGGTCTATCagttcaacggtctggattaccaagtCATAGTGCCCAAATTTAGATGGCCAAGATGAAATCAATCAAATTGTTCAAAGACTGGTTAGAAGATCCTCTTTTCCTCAGGCAACGGTCCACATTCTCCTTCAGATCCTCGATCCTTTCCTTCATCCCCTCGCCTTCCTGTCCCACCATTAGTTTTCTAATGGCCCACTCTATCTTGTCTCTGTCCAACCCATGCTCTAGTCGAatccccaccctccaaacatGGCTTACCAGCCTGGCATTCACGGATTGGTCCCCGAAACATGGCCAACAAAGCATGGGGACCCCTTCACATATGCTCTCCAGCGTTGAATTCCATCCGCAATGTGTCCAAACACCTCCCACTGATGGATGAGCCAGCACCTCCTGTTGTGGAACCCACTTGACAATAAGGCCTCGATCGCCTACCATGTCTTCGAACCCCTCAGGAAACTCGACCCACTTGGAGCCACGAACTAAGCCAGTCCGGACCACCCACATGAATGGCTGGCCACTGTGGGCCAGGCCCCATGCGGTCTCAATCAGTTCACTCCTGTCCATTGCAGCTATACTCCCAAAGCTCACGTAGATAATGGTTCTCGGTGCTTGTCGGTCTAGCCAAGTGATGCGGCCGTGGTCGTCCATTAGCAGGCTGCTGGAGTTGCACGTCTCCGTCAAGTGCTTGTGGAGCGGCCCGATTGGGTAGACAGGAATCTGGAAATCGTGGCGGAATTCCGCCAATGTGGTTTGTTCAAGGCAATCTATAGTGTTGATAATGAGCCCTGAAGAGATCCTTGTGGCCATGATCAACTGGTCTATCAACTGAAACAATGTGTCCAAGTTGGATGTACTGAAGACTGGTAGGTCTTTGATTCGTAGGTTGGGAAGGTCTGGCAATGGGCCATCTGAGTTGGGATGATCTAGTGACACACATTAGTAAATTTGTTCATGGGTGAGAAACAGAAACATGTGAAATTATCAAAAGAGTTGCATCGGGCCGTTGATGTCCTGGCCAATGGTTTGGTGAACAAGACTATTGATTTGATGGATTTCTTAGTCCGACAAGTGGCCATGATGTGAAAAATCCCTGCATTTGTTTCTCAGCCGTCTAGCTGCAGCCCAttgatcaaagggttaggattgaACCTTCAGTGGGGTCCGAAAGTACAAGACCAACGCCTATGCCCGACCTACCACAGAAGGGCCAAACCAGAGCCCAAAATTTTTTCTTGGGCCTGGGCTCGACGAGGCATGAAAATTTGATCAGGCCCATATTGCCCACAtgaatgttcctaatccatccattgataagtgggccacatgtacaaatAACTAGACATTCCGAGAAATGAAATCAATGGCCTACATTCAAGATGCTGGTATCTTCTAAACAAGGATTGAATGACGTGTTCGTTGGTTATCTGGTCCGGCCGGGCTGGGCTATCCTTGGCTAAGCTGGGTTGAGGTAAAATAATTTGAGACAGCCTATATAAATATTTATTGGACCGTGCATGCCTGGCACAAGCCCGGAACATGGGCCAAGCTAAATGTTCCAAGCCCCAACCAAGACAGGCCAGGCTTTATAAAGGCCGGCCTCGCAGATCAACTATCTAGACcaccgaaccatgggccccaccagtacGAATTAAGAAAGACGGAGCTAGCAATTTCATTTAGATCATTGGAATGTGTAGAAATTCAAAGAACATGCAATCAAACCAAGATATCAATCAAAGAACCAGTATTCGTGGTGTGGACTGTACAATATTCCACCAGGTCCTGCCCACACTTTCATGAGCCATGGCATAAAAATACACCGACCAAACTGATCCTATCCATTCCAAAGTCGgcctttttataatttttttttataatttataatttattattattattattattatttaaaaagaaGCCATTCccagcaaaatggatggtttACATGTTGTTGATTGGCCTAGTGTCATGAAAATCTTGCTCGTCCATTTTAGAGGACACATTGATGAGTGGAATCATTGGATCGGCGTGATTTTCACATAATGGCACATGAAGAATGGGCCAGAAAGGACGGTCTGAACTGATTTTTGGATTGTCCATCCAAacgaagagaaaaaagagagaaaatggacGATAGATTTAAAGAGTAACATGCTAATTTGAGCATCTCTAatggatattctcaagggatcaAAAGATGGGAAAAGATTATCCGTGTTGCATCGTAGTGGCCCCTGTTCTGGATGGATCACAGATCAAAATCCACTCTTCTGATAAGACAATCCTGACCATTTGAATGGTAACCTTCACAGGTGCCAACTTGTTGGCTAGGATTGTCTGGTAGTTGTGGTTTCTAACCATGGACCATTGACGGTGAGCCACGCTAGATGGACGGTCCCAATTTTTGATGGAATGTAATATATTGTATCATGCCATGCAAACGTATTTCACTATCATAATATTATTCCCCTATATGTAAATCTAAATATTGTATCTTAACATAAACCACTACGAATCTTCGTATCTTATCTGGGGCATCTGGACCAGCTATTATCAACAATGACTGTTGGATGGGAGGATCCTACATGGATTTTTCTAGAATACATCTGGAACAATGGCTTAGGATACATCAGGATCATAAGTGGTTGGATCTGGCCCGCTGTTCGTTGATCCCAACCATTGGCATGATGGGCTTCATTGTGGATGGGGGATATATAAGCAGTAAAGAAATGCCCAGATTGATTTATTTTAaccctttgatcatttaactcttttcctttgaatatggacGGTCGGTTTAATTTTGCAAGCggtttatagaaagtttagaatGATCCAATCTTGAAGTAAAAATATTCCAATCTTGGAGTTCCTTCATTGGGTATCCCCATCCATGATGAGAACCTTTATGCAAATTAACGGTTAGGATCACCAAGAATGACCGTGGATCCAATGACTATGGTCCCAACATATGGTATATCAATATGTGGGATTTCTTCAAGCAGACCTCATTGAACGTGACCTAAAAATAATAACGATTGGAAAAAACACAACCATACAATCAAGGGCATGCAGAATGGAAAATGAATGGCTGTGATAGTCAGCTGTTTGCATTCCACGATGGACTGCTATCCAATGGTCCTCTATGATCATCGGTGGGCCTAGTTGGTTCTCACATATAATACAGGCTATTCACAAATTTACCAAGAATTCCTACAGGATCATGGCTCGGGTATTGCACCACCAATGCATTTTCTTCATGAAACAggaatccaaaaaaaataataataataataaattccttGTCAATATCTACTGTGGCATAGAAGCATACCTTGTATGGGGTAGTATCCCTTTTGCCGGAGAACTGGCAAGGCAGCAATGATAGAGAAGGTGGTGGCAATGTTCGTCCTCAAGATGATTCTTGGGAGCTTGAAATGGTCTGCGACAGATTGTGTGAAGTGAAATAGTTCATCTGAGATTATGCATGCAACCGGGTTGTCTGGGTTCGTTACTAGCATCTGGTCCAAGAGGTCTTGAAATGCTACTCGGCAATTAACATTAAGGATGGATATGAGACCTACGAGGTCCTTGGTCAAGGCCTCATCCGCCAATAAGCCGTCCGGCATAGGTACAAAAATGAAGTTTGGGTAGTAGGAAGGGTTGGGATAGTTGAATCGTGTGTGAACAATGGTAATAGAGAATCCCTTGGAGTGTAGGAGAGTGGCTAGTTGGAGCATGGGATTTATGTGACCTTGAAATGGCAACGGAAAAAGGACTTAAGTGAGGGGCTTTCCCTTGTTGGATTTGCTTCTCTTGGGCTTTTGGATTGAGATTTAGAATTGCCATTGAATTGGGTTTTTGCTTTTGGAATTGGAAATGGTCATTTGGGCCACTTGAGTTGAGTGGACGTATATATAGAGGAGTGTTGTAGTCGAAATGGTTGGATATCTAATTAGATCTTTGGTATATGTTTATGCATGAGTGACAAAAAAATGTTATGAGAGATTGAGAGTAATAGTGTTATAaatgttgttttctttttgtaaCCGTCTGGATGGCCTTTTGGACCTAGCTATATGATTTTGGAATTTGAAGAGGGACGTGAGGATGGGGAAGCCAATCCACAAAACAATGCcatgtggggagagagagagagagagagagagagagagcgagcctGACGGCATCCACTCCCCATATATATAGTTGGGAATATGCTTACCTATGTTTACTACAATGCTAAATCTTGCAGTTGTTCCCATCCATATGACACTTGTGCTTGGACACTCCACCATGGCATCTCGCAGTTCTACATGTTTTGGACCATTCATAGAGTCGACCccaataatacacacacacacacacacaccatgatgtatgtcgaacatcaacaccgtgcatttgatgggtcccctttaaattatgggatatcccaaaaatcagccgtatacggaactcaggtgggccataccatctaaaatcatgtaaagacatgcctaaaacatataaaagcacttggtggggcccacctgaaatttggatgcgtctgaaacttggtctgacccctcatccaagtgggacacacataatggatgggctggatttgtgaaccacatctcggtgggcccaaaaaatgattatgaatgttttaatggaggataaccctctcaacttttgtatcgtgacacaagtcacggattgacttgatttttaagccctgggcccactatggaatggtgcatatcATCATCTAAGGAATAACGTGCTGCCAGCACTCAACtttatggaaggtataatacggtcgagcgAATAGTACcttttaccatatatatatatatatatatatatatatatatatatatatatatatatatatatatagtggacccCAATATGTATATTCTCAGCCTAAAAGTGGCCAGATGATCCCAATTGTCACGGTATTGGCCTgcaatgatttattattattattatttttaatttttataaaacGACCATATAGATATTATATACCAAAAAAGTTGGGGATATACAAGACTTTCGGGCAGGCATCACAAAAAAAGATATGCCTTGCCTATCACATAGCATAGAGGGAGACGCTGGTCCTCCCTCAGGTAACCTAAACCCACCCTATTTAAGAAAAAAAGGCCCCTAGTGGTTGAGGGGAGCTCAGCCTGTGACATATAAAAAGAGCTAACTTGAAATGTACACCCTCTTTTAGCTAGGTCATCTGCTACTGCATTTGTTTCCCTGGGAGTGTAGGAGAAGGAAATGTCCAAACTTTCCGTCAACAATCTGACCTTCGCATGCCAGTAACTCATGGACCAGGATGAATTTGAGTTCTTCGAAAGAATAcctacaatggatttgcaatgaaTAActcaataaagaaaaacaaaggaGCCATGGATTGATGACTCATCCAAGTCAACTTAGACTCAGTTGGGACTGGTGTGACCCCAGCATGGGTGAGTTGGgctcattgttatttatttatttttacgcaTGTAGTGGAATTACACCACCTGTAGGTACTCAACCCttaacccggtgttgaaactcctgagagtcaaccaccggagcaagagtaaggacaccGAGTTGGGCTCATTTAACACCAGCCCAGGCCATTTGACCTGAGTGAGTCGGGATGAGTTGTTAAGACCAAAATCAAGATTAGGCTCACTCCCGATTTCATAGTATCTGCTACTCAAATGAAACCTTAAAATGCATTTAAAAatgtaaaattgaaatttaaaattctTGAAATGTGAATTGCCTTTAAATAGTGGTGGACACACACATAGAAGTCACGCtcccctttttcttttctcaCAATTTGAATGGTTGATGAATGAGATATTTAACCTATGCCATTTCCACGATGTAATATATTGAGTGGACAGACTGATTTTTGGTCCAGGGCTTGCTCAGATgagccctacatgatgaatggacagGATCTTACAGTACCCGCAAAATCTCCCCTATCAATGACTACGAGCGAGTAATTCGGGATCTTCCAACGTTTCTAAAATTGTGGTGACCAATCATGTGATGTAAATGTAAGTCTACCCAGACCGTCCATATCGTGGGCCTTGTTGTCGATGGAGCATATTCTGAAAATCACAGAGAACAAGCAATTTGAATCATCTGATGTCGACTGTAGAGTTTGGACAACTGATCGTTTTCTTTTGAACGTCCATTTATTGGTTCCAAATTCGAAGGTTAGGATCTGCCAAAAAGTGTGACATGTCATATATGCTACATTGGGAGTGACGCCAGCGATTCAAACAGCTTTTGATCGACGGAGGACCTAGAAAATGACACGAGGCAACAACGGCAATGTGGACACACACAGATACATCATAACGACAAGATGTAATCTTTTGATGTATTCAACAGCTCATAGGAGGATCCTCGTTTCCTTGGACAGCGCAGCGGTCAGCATTTTCCTTCGTATCCTTCATCCTGACCCTCGTCTCCTGCCGTCATTTCCCACCGTTAATTTTTGATGGCCCACTCGATCTCACCTCTTTCGGACCCATTctcaagtcttttttttttttttctttgaattgaaTACCATTAATTTATATAATAAATGAAGGAGACCATTCTCAAAGTctaagggtgtacatcgagtggaactgagtcgagctggcatcagctcaactcggcttgaacagtggctgacctcagctcgaactcggctcggctcggctcggttcggtcagcagctcaggctgagttcgagccaagatcgagccaagttagtcattgaggcatttccacatacacctgaactgcaacttcaaaatcccactgttttacaaacaggggcaatggttttacaggtattttctcaaacaccttctaagtaacaataaaaagaaaaagaaaaaaaaaggtatttgtttcatgtacataccttccttgccactttGCCACCAACGAAAtgttccttgccaccagccagccaccttgccaccagccaaaccttccttgccaccagctacatttttttgaggcattttatcaaacagttggtgagcaacatcaatggcaaagtaaccgagttaccGAACTAGttggattcgagctggattcgatccaagtcgagcccATGccagctggggcctgctcgaactcattttcgagttcaaaaaatcagcttgactcggctcgaactcagcttcaaactgagtcgaatcgagctttttcgagttgagtcgagcgagctaaccgagctagctcggttcgtgtacacccctactcaagTCCCTCCAACATGATCCACATACCTAGCATTGACCCTTGGACACCAAACCAAGGGGAACAAAGCATTGGGACTCTACATATACTTTCCCATGTAAAATTCCAACCAGTATGCTACTTGATCTACTCTTTGAAATCTAACGCAAGGAGGGACGTTatgaggtcgatcatcatctTAGCGACGAATTTTGGTCTGTTGCCAAATCCCGCCACTTTTAACCACCATAATTTCCATGAAAAGGAGTGCATGGACATATTCCTTTAGCGATGGGCTATGTCCGTCATTAAACTCTTTTGCGACGGACAATGTCAACCCCAAAATCTGTCGCAAATTCACGATTTCAACGTAGTGTGTGGTGCAGTTCACTTGATTAAGAATTGAATGTcaggcacacatcatggtgggccatgcacaTTTTGTTGTAGATTAAGCTTAaacatcaataggttggatgacaaataaacatcactgtggcccccaataagtttttaatggcaagagatttggatttgtctcattttaggATTCATGCCatgaaataatatgaaaaaaaaatggaagggatggataaaatgcatacatcatggtcccGCCCACATAGCTTTTTCCAGCACGACTAGTACAAGCTCAGtattggaggggtcactaccgttCGTTTATTGTAATGGTATGGAGAGCTTAGTACAAGCTCAGGACTGGTGACCCATCGATTGTTTGGTTGTCCATTTTTTCTGCTCATTTCAGGTTTCGGTTTTTAACATCCTAAAGGATTGAGGTGATTGTTTGGCTGCACATTTTGTCTGcttattttagattttgatttttaacatattacATGATTTAATTTGATTATTTGCTTGTTCATATTTGCTCATTTCAGGTTTTGGCTTAGCTCGATTATTTGGTCGATCATCACATGTTTCAGGTATTCATATGCTCGATTtgttacaaacatcatggtgggccccaccttgggtcGAGCAACTCTCACCCTTTGGACTTAAATGTCCACAAAACCTCCTGTTTTTATTGATTACCATGCTAACCTAACCCTGACCATAT belongs to Magnolia sinica isolate HGM2019 chromosome 8, MsV1, whole genome shotgun sequence and includes:
- the LOC131253805 gene encoding UDP-glycosyltransferase 76B1-like — translated: MPDGLLADEALTKDLVGLISILNVNCRVAFQDLLDQMLVTNPDNPVACIISDELFHFTQSVADHFKLPRIILRTNIATTFSIIAALPVLRQKGYYPIQDHPNSDGPLPDLPNLRIKDLPVFSTSNLDTLFQLIDQLIMATRISSGLIINTIDCLEQTTLAEFRHDFQIPVYPIGPLHKHLTETCNSSSLLMDDHGRITWLDRQAPRTIIYVSFGSIAAMDRSELIETAWGLAHSGQPFMWVVRTGLVRGSKWVEFPEGFEDMVGDRGLIVKWVPQQEVLAHPSVGGVWTHCGWNSTLESICEGVPMLCWPCFGDQSVNARLVSHVWRVGIRLEHGLDRDKIEWAIRKLMVGQEGEGMKERIEDLKENVDRCLRKRGSSNQSLNNLIDFILAI